From one Budorcas taxicolor isolate Tak-1 chromosome 21, Takin1.1, whole genome shotgun sequence genomic stretch:
- the LOC128066966 gene encoding LOW QUALITY PROTEIN: spindle and kinetochore-associated protein 2-like (The sequence of the model RefSeq protein was modified relative to this genomic sequence to represent the inferred CDS: inserted 1 base in 1 codon), which translates to MEAEVGKLELMFQKADSDLDYIQYRLEYEIKTNYPDSAGKKNPVTLLKELSAIKSRYQTLHVCFKPIAVEQKETKSRICATFNKTMTLIKKXQKETDLELLPLTEEKKTVAEQLRAHMSDLLGRNGLAKRNSDGEEINPRNLGRCLVNIDDYWSGDDRKEIWLG; encoded by the exons ATGGAGGCGGAGGTTGGTAAGCTGGAACTTATGTTCCAGAAAGCTGACTCTGATCTGGACTACATTCAGTACAGGCTGGAATATGAAATCAAGACTAATTATCCTGATTCAGCAGGCAAGAAAAATCCAGTTACACTTTTAAAGGAATTGTCAGCAATAAAGTCTCGATATCAAACTTTGCATGTTTGCTTTAAACCAATTGCTGTGGAGCAGAAAGAGACTAAGAGCCGCATTTGTGCTACTTTCAATAAGACTATGACCTTGATAAAGA TGCAGAAGGAAACAGACCTGGAGCTGTTACCACtgactgaagaaaagaaaactgtggcAGAGCAATTAAGAGCTCACATGTCAGACTTATTAGGAAGAAATGGACTTGCAAAAAGGAACTCTGATGGGGAAGAAATCAATCCCAGAAATTTAGGAAGATGTCTTGTTAACATTGATGACTATTGGTCAGGAGATGACCGAAAGGAGATTTGGCTTGGGTGA